In a single window of the Vitis vinifera cultivar Pinot Noir 40024 chromosome 6, ASM3070453v1 genome:
- the LOC100263290 gene encoding pectinesterase 2: MAFIALVLLSLLTPLVSVYSFDDVKSWCSQTPNPQPCDYFLSQKTDQSLIKQKSDFLNLSMQLALERAIIAHGNTLSLGSKCRNEREKAAWNDCLELYEHTILKLNKTLDPNTRCTQVDAQTWLSTALTNLQTCQDGFIELGVSDYLLPSMSNNVSKLISNTLSINKVPYAEPSYKGGYPTWVKPGDRKLLQSSSLASQANIVVSKDGSGDYTTIGAAITAASKRSGSGRYVIYVKAGTYSENVQIGSGLKNIMLLGDGIGKTIVTGSKSVGGGSTTFKSATVAVVGDGFIARGMTFRNTAGASNHQAVALRSGSDLSVYYQCSFEGYQDTLYTYSERQFYRECDIYGTVDFIFGNAAVVFQNCNIYARNPPNKINTVTAQGRTDPNQNTGISIHDCKVTAASDLKPVQSSVKTYLGRPWKEYSRTVFLKTYLDSLINSAGWLEWSGDFALNTLYYGEYMNTGPGSSTSGRVKWAGYHVITSSTEAAKFTAGNFISGNSWLPSTNVPFTSGL; the protein is encoded by the exons ATGGCTTTTATAGCTCTTGTACTCCTGTCCCTCCTTACTCCTCTCGTCTCTGTTTACTCCTTCGATGATGTAAAATCATGGTGCAGCCAGACACCCAACCCTCAACCTTGTGACTACTTTTTGAGCCAAAAGACTGATCAATCCCTCATCAAACAAAAGTCCGATTTTCTCAACTTATCAATGCAACTTGCTTTAGAACGTGCCATAATTGCTCATGGTAACACCCTTTCCCTAGGCTCCAAGTGTCGGAATGAGCGAGAAAAGGCTGCGTGGAATGATTGTCTTGAGCTCTACGAGCACACCATTCTTAAGCTCAATAAAACTCTTGATCCCAACACTAGGTGCACCCAAGTTGACGCTCAAACATGGCTCAGCACTGCTCTTACCAACCTCCAAACATGCCAAGACGGGTTCATCGAGCTTGGTGTGTCAGACTACCTTTTGCCCTCAATGTCCAACAATGTTTCCAAGTTGATTAGTAACACTCTATCCATCAACAAAGTTCCATATGCCGAGCCTAGTTACAAAGGGGGTTACCCAACTTGGGTGAAACCTGGTGACCGAAAGCTTTTGCAGTCTTCTTCACTGGCTTCGCAGGCGAATATTGTGGTGTCAAAAGATGGCTCAGGGGATTACACGACAATCGGAGCAGCAATCACTGCAGCATCCAAGCGATCAGGAAGTGGAAGGTATGTGATATATGTGAAGGCAGGTACATATAGTGAGAATGTTCAAATTGGAAGCGGTTTGAAGAATATAATGTTGCTGGGTGATGGAATTGGAAAGACCATAGTGACCGGAAGTAAGAGTGTGGGGGGAGGCTCTACTACATTCAAGTCAGCTACAGTTG CTGTGGTTGGAGATGGCTTCATAGCTCGTGGCATGACATTCCGTAACACCGCTGGAGCATCCAACCACCAGGCAGTGGCTCTACGATCCGGGTCTGACCTCTCAGTGTATTACCAATGTAGCTTTGAAGGGTACCAAGATACTCTCTACACTTACTCTGAGCGACAATTCTATAGAGAATGCGATATATATGGGACTGTGGATTTCATATTTGGAAATGCTGCAGTTGTGTTTCAAAATTGCAACATTTATGCCCGTAACCCTCCCAACAAGATCAACACAGTAACTGCCCAAGGCAGGACTGACCCTAACCAAAACACTGGAATTTCCATACACGACTGTAAGGTTACGGCTGCTTCCGATCTAAAGCCAGTCCAAAGCTCGGTCAAGACATACCTTGGAAGGCCATGGAAAGAATATTCTCGGACCGTCTTCCTAAAGACATACCTTGATAGCCTAATAAACTCGGCTGGTTGGTTGGAATGGAGCGGTGACTTTGCCCTAAACACACTGTATTATGGAGAGTACATGAATACAGGCCCCGGGTCATCCACATCTGGTAGGGTAAAATGGGCTGGTTATCATGTGATTACTAGCTCAACTGAAGCAGCAAAGTTCACGGCTGGTAACTTCATCTCCGGCAATTCCTGGTTACCATCTACCAACGTTCCTTTCACTTCTGGCCTTTGA
- the LOC104879680 gene encoding CLAVATA3/ESR (CLE)-related protein 22, producing the protein MISAFSRKKHLGLMRKMRKECCCFFLLMLLLLSQASSSSADHGSAAAAAAAAPRFGSFRGGSAASELTHVESATFTGNKKDGDAVFGDEKRKIYTGPNPLHNR; encoded by the coding sequence ATGATCAGTGCATTTAGCCGCAAGAAGCATCTGGGTCTGAtgaggaaaatgagaaaagagTGTTGCTGCTTCTTCCTCCTGATGCTGTTGCTACTGTCACAAGCTTCATCCTCTTCTGCAGATCATGGGtctgcagcagcagcagcagctgcAGCACCCAGATTTGGAAGTTTCAGAGGTGGGTCTGCTGCCTCTGAGCTCACTCATGTTGAATCTGCTACTTTTACTGGCAATAAAAAAGATGGTGATGCAGTTTTTGGTGATGAAAAGAGGAAAATTTACACAGGTCCCAATCCTTTACACAACAGATAA